A window from Gopherus flavomarginatus isolate rGopFla2 chromosome 4, rGopFla2.mat.asm, whole genome shotgun sequence encodes these proteins:
- the LOC127049499 gene encoding DNA-directed RNA polymerases I, II, and III subunit RPABC4-like, whose translation MDSQKDVQPPKQQPMIYICGECDTENEIKARDPIRCQECGYRIMYKNRTKRLVIFDAR comes from the coding sequence ATGGATTCTCAAAAGGATGTTCAGCCTCCAAAGCAACAGCCAATGATTTACATTTGTGGAGAATGTGACAccgaaaatgaaataaaagcaagagATCCTATCAGGTGTCAAGAATGTGGGTACAGAATAATGTAcaagaacagaacaaaaagattggTTATCTTTGATGCCCGGTAA